The window GAGGACGATCTCGCGCGCGAGATGTCGCAAAACGTTCGCCTGACCGCGGTACCACGCCGTCTTCTCCGACGTGAGGTACGAATCCAGCAACGCCCGTCCCTCCGCCCTGGCCGCCGCCGGGCTCCTGGGATCGAGCTTGTAAAGCGCGCGCCAGAACAGCACCTCTTCCGCCGCGCGGGTGCCCGGGTGGCGGCTCGCGAACGCGAGCAGCGTGCTGTCCGCGGCGCCGTGGCGGCCGGCGTTGGCGAGATCGTCGGTCGTGTTGAGCAGCGCCCCCCAGGCCTCAGGGCTCGGAGAGTCCGGGCCGGAGCGGGAGAAAGTCGCGCACGCGCTCAGCGTCGATACGGCCAGGAAGGCCGTGATGATTCTTGCGGTTCTCATGTCTTCAGGCCGGGTCGGAAGCACGGTGGCGGCCAGAGATCCGGGAGACAACCGCGTGGGCCGGCAACGTCAGATGGAACGTCGTGCCGGATCCCTGCTTGCTGTCCACCGTGATCGTACCATGGTGCGCCTCCACTATCTGCTTTGCAATAGCAAGTCCCAAGCCCGTCCCCTTGAGGGCCGCGGACGCCTGGTTGTCCGCCTGGTAGAACTTCTCGAAGATGTGCCGCAGCTGGTCGGCGGGGATCCCCGCCCCCGTATCGCTGATGGTGATCCGGACCTCGGACTCATCACCGTCCAGACCGAGTGTCACCTGCCCGTCACGCGGCGTGAACTTGAACGCGTTCGAGAGCAGGTTGCCGAGCACCTCGTTCATCCGGTCCTCGTCCCACGTCACCTCCGTGGGCAGCGTCGGCGAGTGCTGCACGCTGAACGCGATCGTTCGCTGCACGGCCAATCCCTGGAACGCCGCTTCCAGGTGCTGGAGAAACCGCGCCAGATCGACCTTGCGGGGCTCGACCCTGCCGCCGCCCGCCTCGAACCGGCTGACGTCGAGCAGCTGCCGGGCCAGGCGCGTGAGGGTCTGGGCCTGCTTCTCCATGGTCGCCGCGACTTCGGTCTGCTTGGGCGACAACGGCCCGTAGATCCCCTCCTGCAGAAGCTCCAGATAACCGATGATGACGTTGATCGGCGTCTTGAGCTCGTGCGAGGCGATGGAGATGAACTCCGCCTTGAGCTTGTCCAGCTCCGCGAGCTGCCGGGTCATGGACTGGTAGCTACCCGCGAGCCTGCCGAACTCGTCGCGGCGGGTCCCGGTGTACGGTAGCCGGTAAGAGAAGTCGCCGTCGGCTACCGCCTTCATGCCCTTTTCGAGCAGGCGCACCGGGGTGCTGATGGAGCGCAGCAGCCAGAGGGCTATGAGCAGCGCCAGGAGCAGGGCGATTGCGAGCGCAGCGGCGGCGGTGCGCTGCGCCTCGATGGTCACCGTGGCGGCCTCGTCCACGCGCTCGGCGGTGCGTCCGCGCAGGTCGGACTCGGTCTGCCGCACCGTGGTGTTGATCCGGGCGATCTCCGGGAGGAGCCTGCCGGCGGAGATTCTCTCGGCCTCGGGCGCGCGGCCGGCGCTCGCGGCCTCGTACTCCGCTGCCGCCGCCTCGGATATGCTGGCAAGCGCCGAGCGGACCTGCGCGCTCTCCCGCTCGAGGTAATATGCGCGGAGCGCGCCCGCCAGGCTGTCCGCGTGCGCGATGCCCGCGGTCATGCGCCGTCTGCTGCTGTCGTCGTGCACGAACAGCAGAGCGTTCTCGGCGGCCCGGATGTCGTCGGTCGCCGTGCGCAGCCTGCCGATGGCGATCGACGCCGCGAAATCGGTGTCGCGCAGCACGCGATTGGTGTCCTCCAGCCGCTCCAGCGAGTTCAACGCCAGGAGCAGCGGAATGAGCAGCACCAACGCCATGCCGATGAGACCGAGGCTCAGCCGCGCGCGCAGCGTCATATTTCGTTGACACTCACCAAATGGCGGCCTAGCTTGCCGCGTTTTCTCTGCCGCTCAGCGAATGTCAAAGAATCCCCCATCGATACGGATCGCCGACCTCGGCGCGCATGCCGGGCAATCCGTGGAAGTGCAAGGGTGGGTAACGCACGTCAGGTCGTCCGGGAAAATTGCGTTTGTTGTCATACGTGACGGTAGTGGCACGGCCCAGGCGGTGCTCGTCAAGAAAGAGGTGGAGCCCGACGTCTGGGACCGATTTGGTAGTCTGACCCAGGAAAGTTGCATCCGGTTGACAGCCGTCGTGCGCGAAGACCGCCGGTCGCCGGGTGGATTCGAGCTCGGAGCCAGCGATCTCGAGATCCTCGGACCGAGCCCGCAGGACTACCCCATCCAGCCCAAGGAGCACGGGGTGGACTTCCTGCTCGATCACCGCCACCTCTGGCTCCGGAGCTCCCGGCAGCGCGCGATCGCGCGGGTGCGGCACGAGATCGAGCAGGCGATCCGCGACTTTTTCTATGAGCGCGACTTCACGCTCGTCGACACACCGATCCTGACGGCTGCCATCGGTGAGCGCAGCGGTCTGTTCGCGACTGAGTACTTCGACGAAGGGACCGCCTACCTCGCGCAGACCGGCCAGCTGTACGGCGAGGCCGCGGCGGCGGCGCTCGGCCGCATCTACTGCTTCGGCCCCACGTTTCGCGCGGAGAAGTCGAAGACGCGCCGGCACCTGAGCGAGTTCTGGATGATCGAGCCCGAAGTCGCGTTCAACGACTCCGAGGACAACATGCGGCTGCAGGAGGACTTCGTCTCGTACATCGTCGCGCGGGCCGTCGATCGCCGCCGGGCGGAGCTGGAGGAGCTGGAGCGGGACGTCACCAGGTTGGAGCGGGTGAAAGCGCCGTTTCCGCGAATCGACTACGGCGAGGCAGTCAAGACTCTTCAGGCCAAGGGCAGCAACATCACCTGGGGCGACGACCTCGGCGCCGAGGACGAGACGCTGCTGGTCGCGGACTACGACACGCCGATCTTCGTGTGCAACTACCCGAAGGAAGCGAAGGCGTTCTACATGAAGGAGAACCCGGCCGATCCACGCACCGTATTGTGCAACGACTGCCTGGCGCCGGAAGGCTACGGCGAGATCATCGGCGGGTCACAGCGCGAGGACGACTACGACAAGCTGCTGGGCAGGATCCAGGAGGAGAAGCTTCCGGTCGAGGCGTACGGCTGGTACCTGGATCTCAGAAAGTACGGGACGTTCGTGCACTCCGGGTTCGGGCTCGGGCTGGAGCGGACAGTCGCGTGGATCTGCGGGCTGCCGCATGTGCGCGAGACGATCGCGTTTCCGAGGATGATGAATCGGTTGAGACCCTGAACTGCGCAGCACGCAGCGCAGTTCATCGCCGTTTGACTTCGTCCCAGATCCGGTCGAGCGCCTCCAAACCAGCGGAACCGACGTCCAACCCCCGCTCGGCCGCAGTCTTCTCTACCTCCTCGAACCGCCGTTGGAATTTTGCGTTCGCCTTGTCCAGCGCGAGCGACGAATGCACCCCCAGCTTCCGACACAGGTTAACGCACGCGAACAGCAGGTCCCCCAGCTCCCCCTCCAGCTCCGCGTGCGCCTCGTCGTGCACGGGCGCGCCGTGCTCACTGAAGCGGACTTTCTTCTCCTGCATCAGGTCGCGCACCTCGGCCAGCTCTTCGGCGACCTTGTCCGCCGGCCCCTCGGCGTCGGGCCAGTCGAAGCCGACTCCCGCGGCGCGGTCCTGGAGCCGGTGGGCGCGATGCAGCGAAGGCAGCATGGACGGGAGCCCGTCGGCGAGCGATGCGCGCTTCTTCGACTTCATCCGCTCCCACGACTCGCGCTCGCCGTCGGCGTAGAGATGCGGATGGCGCGCTTTCATCTTGGCGATCAGCGCGCCCGCGACGTCGTGCAAATCGAACGCGCCCCGCTCCTCGGCCACCACAGAGTGGAACAGGACCTGGAGCAACACGTCGCCCAGTTCCTCCCGCACGAGCGCGTCGTCGCCCAGGCGCAGCGCGTCGTCCAGCTCGAGCGATTCTTCGATGAGGTAAGGCCGCAGCGAGTCGTGCGTCTGCGCCGCGTCCCAGTCGCAGCGCTGCCGCAGGTCGCGCATGAGGGCGAGGGTGTCGTCGAGGGAGGGGGGATGTGGCATGATGGTGACTAGTGACTTGTGACTATGGAGGTGACTAGGGACTGGTGACTATGAAGGTGACTAGTGACTAGTGACTGGTGACTAGTGACTAGTAACAGCGGCACTGCCGGAACAGAAGGAAACGGAGGCGGTTGACTAGTCACCAGTCACTAGTCACTAGTCACGTCCTCCATGGCCCAACGATAACTTCCCGCCATGCCAGCCCGCATCGAAATAGACCTCGCCGCCGTCGTGCGCAACGCGCGCGCGCTGGCCCACAGGGCCGGGACGCGGCTGATTCCCATGGTGAAGGCCGATGCGTATGGGACGGGCGTGCGCGCGGTGGTGAAGGCGCTCGAGAAGGTCGATCCGTGGGGATTCGGCGTGGCTACGGTCACCGAGGGCGAGGAGTTGCGGGCGCTCGGCGTCGAGCTTCCGGTGCTCATTTTCACGCCGCTTCTGCAGAGCGAGCTCGCGGCGGCCGGCGCGGCGCGCCTCACGCCGGCACTGGGATCGGCGGCGACGATCAAAGCATGGCAATCGCGCGGGGGTCCGTGGCACCTCGCCATCGATACCGGAATGGCCCGGGCCGGAGCTTCGTGGCGCGACGTCGCCGCGCTTCGGGAAGTCGTCTCGGCGTTTCCTCCGGAAGGCGCGTTCACGCATTTTCATTCGGCGGAGCTCGACGACGGCAGCATGCGGGAGCAGGATCGCCGGTTCGAGGACGCGCTGACCGCGCTGGGTCTCACCGCCGTCTTCACCCACACCGACAACAGCGCCGCGGTGCTGCGTCGCGGGCGCTCCAGCCGCGACGCGGTCCGGCCCGGGATCTTTCTCTACGGCGGCGCGACCGTTCCCGGTGCCGCGATCGAGCCCGATCCGGTCGCGCATCTGCGCGCCCCGATAGTCGATCTGCGCGGGTGCGCGCCCGGCGACACGATCAGCTACGGCGCGACGTTCAAGGCGACGCATCGCAGGCGGATCGCGACGCTCGCCTGCGGCTACGCCGACGGCTATCCGCGAAACGTCGGGGAGCAAGGTCGCCCGGGCGCCACGGTCGTTCTCCGCGGGCGCCGCGTTCCGATCGTCGGCAGGGTGACGATGGACATGATCATGATCGACGTCACCGGGGTCGACTGCGCAGCGGGCGATACAGTGACGCTCATCGGCCGCGAGGGTGACGAGCTCGTCACCGTAGCCGAAGTGGGGGCGTCGGCGGGGATCACTCCATACGAAGTGCTCGTGGGAATGAACAGCCGCTCGCCGCGGTCGCACAGTGAAGACTGAGCGCAGAGCGGCGATCATCGTGCTCGACGGCGTCGGGTGCGGTGGTGCGCGCGACGTCGACTCGTACGGCGATGCGGGCAGCGACACGCTGGGCAATCTGTCCCGCGCGGTCGCGGGCTTCGCGCTGCCGAACCTACGCGAGTACGGACTCGGCAACCTGGCGAGCCTCGCCGGTGTCCCACCTGCTGAAGAACCTCTCGGCGCATGGGGTGTGATGGAGCCGCGGTCCGCGGGGAAAGACAGCACTACAGGCCACTGGGAGATAGCCGGCGTGCACCTCGCGCGTGCGTTCAGGACGTACCCTCACGGATTTCCCGCGGAGGTGCTCGCGGAATTCGAGCGCCGCACCGGCCGGGCGGTGATCGGGAACGTCGTCGCGAGCGGCACGGTCGTGATCGAGCGCTTCGCCGAGGAGCACCGGCGCACGGGCGCGTGGATCGTGTACACGTCCGCCGATTCCGTCTTTCAGGTAGCCGCGCACGAGGACGTGGTTCCGCTGGACGAGCTGTACGCCGCGTGCGCCGCCGCGCTGGAGATCAAGCCGCGGGATCCCGATGGCGCGAGCCCGCTCGTCTCGCGCGTGATCGCCCGGCCGTTCGAGGGCGGGCCCGGCACCTACAGGCGCACGGCCAACCGCCGGGATTTCTCCGTCGAGCCGCCCTCCGAGACGCTGCTCGATGCTGTTCGTGCCGCCGGCATCGGTACGGCCGGAGTCGGAAAAGTCGACGATCTCTTCGCCGGCCGGTCGATAAGCGCGCGGCACACCTCCTCCAACGCGGAGGGATTGGACGAGATCCGCCGGTGGATAGCCGGCGATCGGAGTGGGTTACTGCTGGCCAATCTTGTAGATTTCGACCAACTGTACGGGCACCGGAACGATGTTGCGGGGTTTTACCAAGCGCTGCTCGAATTCGACGAAGCGCTGCCCGGTCTCGTGCGCTCCCTGAAAAAGGACGACCTTCTGTTCATTACCGCCGACCACGGCAACGATCCAACGACTCCGTCGACGGACCACTCGCGAGAGTGCGTCCCGCTCCTGGCCGCGGGCTCCCGCGTCCGGCCGGCGGGCATCGGGCGGCGCGAGACCTTCTCGGATCTCGGCGCCACAGTCGCCGAATGGTTGGGCGTCGATTTTCACGGTCGCGGCACCTCCTTTCTGCCCCAGATCATCCAGTGACACGCCAAGCTGACCACAAGCTCCGCGACGCTGCATTCGCGGCGCTGGAGCGCTCGCATGCTCCATATTCCGGTTTTCCCGTCGGCGCCGCGCTGCGAGCCGGCAACGGCGCGGTGTTTCAAGGTTGCAACGTCGAGAACGCGTCCTACGGACTCGGGATCTGCGCCGAGCGCGTAGCCGTGTTCTCCGCGGTCATCACCGGGGCGGGCGCGTTCGACTGCATCGCGATCGCGACCGAAGCGGACGAGCCGGCTCCGCCGTGCGGCGCCTGTCTGCAGGTGCTGGCGGAGTTCGCCGCGCCGGACTTGAAGGTGCACAGCTATTGCCGGAACGGTGCCGAAGCCAGCTGGAGTCTCGGCTCGCTGTTGCCGCATCCATTCTCGGCCAACCTCCTCGCCACGGGCACCACGTGATGCGGCGCAGGGGGATCGCGCTGCTGGCGCTCGGCCTCGTTGCTGTCGTGGCTGCCGCATGCAGCGAGAAGCTGGAGAGCGCGGTCGGCTGCCCGGAGCTGTGCCCGAACCAGGGCATCGAGGTGATCAACGTCACGATCGATCCCGTGGTATTCGATACGACGGTCCGCGCCGAGGGACCGTTCGGGGCCGAGCCTTTCATGCTGCTGGCGTCGCGCGGGGACACGCTCGATTCCCGCGTCATCATCCGGTACGACAGCTTGCCGCAGCGGGTCCGGAAGACGCCCGGCGACAGCACGACGAGCCCGATAACGACCGTCGACAGCGCGTACATCGAGCTCCGGCTCGATCTTTCCGAGAAGCAGATGGGCACGTCGCTGACGGTCAGCGCGTACGACGTGGACACCGACGCGAACGACACGTCGGTCGCGGCGCTCGCGCCGCTGTTCACCGCCGACAGGCTGATCGGATCGCAGCAGTTCGCGTCGGCGGACCTCAAGGACTCGGTGCGCGTTCCGCTGTCGAACGCGGCGGTGCTGGCCAAGGTGCAGGCGAACGCGCCATTGCGCATCGGACTCCGCATTACGGATGGAACGGGCCAGTTCCACGTACGGTCCATGGAGGCGGGCACGCCGCCGACGCTCTACTTTCGCGCCGTACCAGACACTCTCGTTCCGCGAATCACGCTGCTCCCGCTGTCGCGCACGCCCGAGGATTCGCTCGACCAGCAGGTTACGCTCTCGGATTTCCAGCTCGTGCTACGGACTCCGCCGCCCGGATCTCCGCAGGAGCTGCTGGTCGGCGGCCTCCCGTCGCTTCGCACTTACATACGCTTCCTGATCCCGAGCTCGATCCTCGATTCGTCGAGCGTCATACGCGCGACACTGCTGCTCGACCAGATACCGAATACGGCGTTGGGTCCGCTGGACACGGTGTTCGTGGTGACGCACGTGGCCATCGGCGGCAAAGTCATAACCGACCCGGAGCAGGCCGCGCGGCTCATCGCCGCGTCCGAGCTCACCCAGATCGACACTTTGCGCGTCGCGGCGAACGCGTCCGGCATTCGCGAGATCGACATCGCGCCGGTGCTGCGGGTCTGGCGGGCGCAGGGCGACACGCTCGGTCCGCGCGCGCTGGTGCTGCGCAGCGCCCGCGAGGGAGTGTCCGCCGCCCAGGCGTGGTTCACCAGCGCCGAGGGAATTCCGGACACGCGTCCGCGCCTCAGAATCAGCTATACGCCGGCCAACCCCTTCGGACTACCATGACTCGCTCCTTTGTGGCCGGTGCCCTGATTTTCGCGCTTGCCGCTTCCGGCGCCGGCGCCCAGGGAAACCTCAGCACGCAGGGCTTCGGCTATCCGCCGGGGCAGCTGAGCACGACCGCCATGTCGCTCGGCGGCGGCCCCGCGGAAATCGACCCGAACTCGGCGGTCAATCCCGCCGCGGCGGCGCTATGGGGCGCGACCGTGATGTTCATGCAGTACGAGCCCGAGGTGCGCACGGTGAAGAGGCTGGAGGCGAGCTCGCGGACCACGACGGCGCGCTTTCCGATGGTGGGAATGTCGCTGACGCTGGGACGCCGCCTCACCGCCCAGGTCACCGCTTCGACGTTTCTGGATCGCACCTGGAGCAGCGTCACCGAGACGCAGCAGGACATCGGGGGCACCGTCGTGGACGCGACGGAGTTTTTCTCGAGCAACGGCGGGATCACCGATTTCCGGCTGGCTCTGGCGTACAGTGCGTCGCCCCGCTTCCAGATCGGCTTGGGGGGCCATGTGCTCTCCGGTGAGAACCGGATAGCGGTCGAGCAGCGCTTTCCGGATACGGTCACGTTTTCCGGGACGAGCCAGACGTCGGACATCAGCTACTCGGCGTTCGGCGCGTCCGCCGGAGTCGTGTGGCGTCCGGTCGCGAGTCTCGGGCTCGGTGCGTCGGTGCGCGTCGGCGGGGACATGGAGACGCAGACCGGCGACAGCGTGCTGACCAGCGGAAAGCTGCCGTTGAGGTACGGCTTCGGAGCGAGCTATTCGGGAATCTCCGGAGTCGCTCTGTCCGCGCGCGCGAGCTTCGACGAGTGGTCCGCGATGCAGCCGCTCAGGCGTGCGGGCAGCAACATGCTCGCGTTCGACTCGTGGGATTACGGGGTCGGAGCGGATGTGGCCGGGCCGACCATCGGCCGGCGCAACGTCGCCCTGCGGCTCGGCGCGAGATACCGCGGGCTGCCGTTCGGCGCCGGCGGAGCGCTCGGCGGTGAGCAGTCGAAGGTGAACGAGCTCACGTTCTCCGGCGGTTTCGGGATTCCGCTGGGAATCGGCAGGTCGCGGCTGGATGTCGGTGTGGCGCGCGCGATCCGGGACCTGGACGCCAAGGTCTCGGTGAACCCAGCCACCGAGACCGCGTACATCTTCAGCTTCGGTGTCCGCGTAAGGCCGTGACCGGATGACCGCGAGCGAGGCCGGGCGCAAGCCGCTGATCCTCGTCGCCGACGACGTGCAGGCGAACGTCGAGCTGCTGGTGGACCAGCTCAACACCCTCGACTACCGGATCATCTCCGCGAACGACGGGCCGTCCGCCGTCGCGCTGTGCTTCGACGAGCGTCCCGACCTGTGCATCCTCGACGTGTCGATGCCCGCGGGCGACCTGGGCGTGGACGACCGCTCGGCGGGCTTCGAGGTTTGCCGCCGGATCAAGCGCGATCCGCGCACCGCGCGCATCCCCGTCATCTTCGTCACGGCGCTCAACGACACGAGTGACCGGGTGAAGGCGATCGAGGCCGGCGGCGACGACTTCCTGACGAAGCCGCACAACCGGCTCGTGCTCGGCGCGCGTGTGCGGAGCCTGCTCAAGCTCAAGGCGGTCACCGACGAGCTGGAGGACAGCTACCGCAAGCTGCGCGAGCTGGAGAAGGTGCGCGAGGACCTGATGAAAATGATCGTGCACGATCTCAAGACGCCGCTGACGTCGGTGCTCGCGAGCCTGGAGATGGTGACCGACGGCGACTTCGGCATCCTGACCACGGTGCAGAAGCGCGTGCTCGCCGACGCCGAGTACAAGGCCGAGGAGCTGCTGTCGCTGATCAACGACCTGCTCGAAGTGGCGCGGATCGAGGACGCCAACCTCCCGCTCAACATCGAGCCGCTGGCGCCC of the Gemmatimonadaceae bacterium genome contains:
- a CDS encoding HAMP domain-containing sensor histidine kinase, translating into MTLRARLSLGLIGMALVLLIPLLLALNSLERLEDTNRVLRDTDFAASIAIGRLRTATDDIRAAENALLFVHDDSSRRRMTAGIAHADSLAGALRAYYLERESAQVRSALASISEAAAAEYEAASAGRAPEAERISAGRLLPEIARINTTVRQTESDLRGRTAERVDEAATVTIEAQRTAAAALAIALLLALLIALWLLRSISTPVRLLEKGMKAVADGDFSYRLPYTGTRRDEFGRLAGSYQSMTRQLAELDKLKAEFISIASHELKTPINVIIGYLELLQEGIYGPLSPKQTEVAATMEKQAQTLTRLARQLLDVSRFEAGGGRVEPRKVDLARFLQHLEAAFQGLAVQRTIAFSVQHSPTLPTEVTWDEDRMNEVLGNLLSNAFKFTPRDGQVTLGLDGDESEVRITISDTGAGIPADQLRHIFEKFYQADNQASAALKGTGLGLAIAKQIVEAHHGTITVDSKQGSGTTFHLTLPAHAVVSRISGRHRASDPA
- the asnS gene encoding asparagine--tRNA ligase — its product is MSKNPPSIRIADLGAHAGQSVEVQGWVTHVRSSGKIAFVVIRDGSGTAQAVLVKKEVEPDVWDRFGSLTQESCIRLTAVVREDRRSPGGFELGASDLEILGPSPQDYPIQPKEHGVDFLLDHRHLWLRSSRQRAIARVRHEIEQAIRDFFYERDFTLVDTPILTAAIGERSGLFATEYFDEGTAYLAQTGQLYGEAAAAALGRIYCFGPTFRAEKSKTRRHLSEFWMIEPEVAFNDSEDNMRLQEDFVSYIVARAVDRRRAELEELERDVTRLERVKAPFPRIDYGEAVKTLQAKGSNITWGDDLGAEDETLLVADYDTPIFVCNYPKEAKAFYMKENPADPRTVLCNDCLAPEGYGEIIGGSQREDDYDKLLGRIQEEKLPVEAYGWYLDLRKYGTFVHSGFGLGLERTVAWICGLPHVRETIAFPRMMNRLRP
- the mazG gene encoding nucleoside triphosphate pyrophosphohydrolase; amino-acid sequence: MPHPPSLDDTLALMRDLRQRCDWDAAQTHDSLRPYLIEESLELDDALRLGDDALVREELGDVLLQVLFHSVVAEERGAFDLHDVAGALIAKMKARHPHLYADGERESWERMKSKKRASLADGLPSMLPSLHRAHRLQDRAAGVGFDWPDAEGPADKVAEELAEVRDLMQEKKVRFSEHGAPVHDEAHAELEGELGDLLFACVNLCRKLGVHSSLALDKANAKFQRRFEEVEKTAAERGLDVGSAGLEALDRIWDEVKRR
- the alr gene encoding alanine racemase; this translates as MPARIEIDLAAVVRNARALAHRAGTRLIPMVKADAYGTGVRAVVKALEKVDPWGFGVATVTEGEELRALGVELPVLIFTPLLQSELAAAGAARLTPALGSAATIKAWQSRGGPWHLAIDTGMARAGASWRDVAALREVVSAFPPEGAFTHFHSAELDDGSMREQDRRFEDALTALGLTAVFTHTDNSAAVLRRGRSSRDAVRPGIFLYGGATVPGAAIEPDPVAHLRAPIVDLRGCAPGDTISYGATFKATHRRRIATLACGYADGYPRNVGEQGRPGATVVLRGRRVPIVGRVTMDMIMIDVTGVDCAAGDTVTLIGREGDELVTVAEVGASAGITPYEVLVGMNSRSPRSHSED
- a CDS encoding phosphopentomutase, coding for MKTERRAAIIVLDGVGCGGARDVDSYGDAGSDTLGNLSRAVAGFALPNLREYGLGNLASLAGVPPAEEPLGAWGVMEPRSAGKDSTTGHWEIAGVHLARAFRTYPHGFPAEVLAEFERRTGRAVIGNVVASGTVVIERFAEEHRRTGAWIVYTSADSVFQVAAHEDVVPLDELYAACAAALEIKPRDPDGASPLVSRVIARPFEGGPGTYRRTANRRDFSVEPPSETLLDAVRAAGIGTAGVGKVDDLFAGRSISARHTSSNAEGLDEIRRWIAGDRSGLLLANLVDFDQLYGHRNDVAGFYQALLEFDEALPGLVRSLKKDDLLFITADHGNDPTTPSTDHSRECVPLLAAGSRVRPAGIGRRETFSDLGATVAEWLGVDFHGRGTSFLPQIIQ
- a CDS encoding cytidine deaminase: MTRQADHKLRDAAFAALERSHAPYSGFPVGAALRAGNGAVFQGCNVENASYGLGICAERVAVFSAVITGAGAFDCIAIATEADEPAPPCGACLQVLAEFAAPDLKVHSYCRNGAEASWSLGSLLPHPFSANLLATGTT
- a CDS encoding ATP-binding protein, with the translated sequence MTASEAGRKPLILVADDVQANVELLVDQLNTLDYRIISANDGPSAVALCFDERPDLCILDVSMPAGDLGVDDRSAGFEVCRRIKRDPRTARIPVIFVTALNDTSDRVKAIEAGGDDFLTKPHNRLVLGARVRSLLKLKAVTDELEDSYRKLRELEKVREDLMKMIVHDLKTPLTSVLASLEMVTDGDFGILTTVQKRVLADAEYKAEELLSLINDLLEVARIEDANLPLNIEPLAPGAFVADLVAEWEVRLAQEAAIVAVDVADDAPVFEGDRTILKRLFSNLMQNALVHSGGVGVAIELRARAEGDGILFAVSDNGPGIPEEYHEVIFQKFRQVKTPRMPNVRSSGLGLAFCKLAAEAHGGRMWVKSKEGAGSTFFVLLPTRATTPAERDG